The following proteins are encoded in a genomic region of Alistipes shahii WAL 8301:
- a CDS encoding DUF3408 domain-containing protein, whose amino-acid sequence MTEKKTGTIDSIAIRELISQGIPMKQKESEMKRSLSEEQCVESKRPNDEPISKDFSKVPRRERRKADEGDYESLFICRNTLKNRKTIYIAKELQDTLAEIVMSMRNRDVTIGIYVENIILHHLETYKDEINRLAEMKFRKLL is encoded by the coding sequence ATGACAGAGAAGAAAACCGGAACGATTGATTCCATTGCCATTCGAGAACTTATCTCGCAAGGTATTCCCATGAAACAAAAAGAGAGTGAGATGAAACGCTCTCTATCAGAAGAGCAGTGTGTCGAATCGAAACGTCCAAATGACGAACCAATATCAAAGGATTTTTCAAAAGTCCCAAGAAGAGAAAGGCGAAAGGCTGACGAGGGCGATTATGAGTCGCTTTTCATCTGTCGCAATACTTTGAAAAATCGCAAGACCATCTATATTGCCAAAGAGTTGCAAGACACGCTGGCGGAAATAGTCATGTCGATGAGAAACAGAGATGTGACCATTGGTATCTATGTGGAGAACATTATCCTTCATCACCTTGAGACCTACAAAGATGAAATCAACAGATTGGCTGAAATGAAATTTAGGAAACTGTTGTAA
- a CDS encoding SIR2 family protein: protein MDFDALLKQLQDWSNKVPLLVLGSGASVSFGLPSMWTLGEHLKHTLNFEEDPDRKQFEAFKRSLEETKDLEKTLLEIQLNDTVLKSVLKATWERISETDLKAYKQFVLNGEGVPLAILMKHLLSTTNRKLSIVTTNYDRIAEYSASIANAFICTGYAHNYIGHFSDSIHTNALANIKGYSGQVNIWKVHGSLDWFETPNKENIHLPLCKNIPQGYKPLIVTPGLSKYAETHKEPYRTIFTQADTEIQNANGFLCIGYGFNDEHVQPKLIQQIKSKPIIVITKELTPKTKEAIIDGDCKNYILMEESRGNHTKIYSSNQGEHTIEGVSYWQLSEYIKLIK, encoded by the coding sequence ATGGATTTTGATGCATTGTTAAAACAACTTCAGGATTGGTCTAATAAAGTCCCATTGCTCGTATTAGGTAGTGGTGCTTCTGTTTCGTTTGGATTGCCTTCAATGTGGACACTTGGCGAACACTTGAAACACACATTAAACTTTGAAGAGGATCCAGATAGAAAACAATTTGAGGCGTTTAAAAGAAGTCTTGAAGAAACAAAGGATTTAGAGAAAACATTGTTAGAAATACAACTCAACGATACCGTTCTAAAATCTGTACTTAAAGCAACTTGGGAACGAATCTCTGAAACTGACCTAAAAGCATACAAACAATTTGTTTTGAATGGAGAGGGAGTGCCATTGGCAATATTAATGAAACATTTGCTTTCAACGACTAATAGAAAACTTTCCATAGTTACTACCAATTATGATCGTATTGCAGAATATAGTGCAAGTATTGCAAACGCTTTTATCTGTACAGGATATGCTCACAACTATATTGGACATTTTTCAGACAGCATTCATACGAATGCCTTGGCAAATATAAAAGGATATAGCGGACAGGTTAATATATGGAAGGTCCATGGATCATTAGACTGGTTTGAAACACCGAATAAAGAAAACATTCATTTGCCACTATGTAAAAATATTCCACAAGGCTATAAACCATTGATTGTAACTCCCGGACTTAGCAAGTATGCTGAAACACATAAAGAACCATATAGAACTATTTTTACACAGGCAGATACAGAAATTCAAAACGCAAATGGATTTCTGTGTATTGGTTACGGGTTCAATGATGAACATGTTCAACCAAAACTCATTCAACAGATAAAATCAAAACCAATAATTGTAATCACAAAAGAATTAACCCCAAAAACAAAAGAGGCAATAATTGATGGAGATTGTAAGAATTACATACTTATGGAAGAAAGCCGTGGCAACCACACAAAAATATATTCTTCAAATCAGGGAGAACATACAATTGAAGGCGTTAGCTATTGGCAACTTTCAGAATATATCAAACTAATAAAATAG
- a CDS encoding DJ-1/PfpI family protein, which yields MKQKVLFIILNEYTDWEGAFLSTALHVGVIPGGEIKYEVHTVAPTLDAVRSIGGFKTLPDYSFENMPKDYAALVLIGGNCWDTPEAKLVVPLVQEALDKGKIVGAICNGASFLCSHGFLNKVKHTGNGLDQLKKWGGTSYINAENYVEAQAISNKNIVTANGVGHLEFTREMLLLLEANTPENIASWYDFYKNGFVR from the coding sequence ATGAAACAGAAAGTTTTATTTATCATATTGAATGAATACACAGATTGGGAAGGGGCGTTTCTCTCCACGGCTCTTCATGTCGGCGTGATACCGGGTGGCGAAATAAAATACGAAGTGCATACCGTTGCTCCGACCTTGGACGCTGTCCGTTCTATCGGTGGTTTTAAGACCTTACCCGATTATTCTTTCGAGAATATGCCGAAAGATTATGCAGCCTTAGTGCTTATCGGTGGCAATTGTTGGGACACACCCGAAGCAAAACTTGTCGTCCCTTTGGTACAAGAAGCTTTGGATAAAGGTAAAATCGTCGGAGCGATATGCAATGGAGCTTCGTTCCTATGTTCGCATGGTTTTCTGAACAAAGTAAAACATACAGGCAACGGTCTTGACCAACTCAAAAAATGGGGCGGTACTAGTTACATTAACGCAGAGAATTATGTGGAAGCACAAGCCATCAGTAATAAGAACATCGTTACGGCAAACGGTGTAGGACATTTAGAATTCACTCGTGAGATGCTTCTATTGTTGGAAGCTAATACTCCCGAAAACATTGCTTCATGGTATGATTTCTATAAAAACGGATTTGTGAGATAA
- the mobA gene encoding conjugal transfer protein MobA produces MKMKKIRSARSKEKTEKRVSVNFTPTEYAHFLTMKEESGVPSLSLFIKARVFNETFRVIKVDRSLLDYYQKLTTLYGQFRSVGVNYNQTVVALKSNFTEKKAFAMLAKLEKMTFELAIIGGEIVQLTREFQEKWQHRQ; encoded by the coding sequence ATGAAAATGAAGAAAATTCGGAGCGCACGCTCCAAAGAGAAGACAGAAAAGCGTGTTTCGGTCAATTTCACGCCGACGGAATACGCTCATTTCCTCACGATGAAAGAGGAAAGCGGTGTGCCAAGTCTGTCACTATTCATCAAGGCAAGGGTCTTTAACGAGACTTTCCGAGTGATAAAAGTGGATCGTTCCTTGCTTGACTATTATCAAAAACTGACGACTTTGTACGGACAATTTCGCAGTGTCGGAGTGAATTACAACCAGACAGTTGTCGCTTTGAAGAGCAACTTTACTGAGAAAAAAGCCTTTGCAATGCTTGCCAAGTTGGAGAAAATGACGTTTGAATTGGCAATAATTGGAGGTGAAATCGTACAACTCACCCGTGAGTTTCAGGAGAAATGGCAACATCGGCAATAG
- a CDS encoding ATP-binding protein, translating into MAIFDFEDNASIGTVFSVDTATLIVKVEELDKLRKLQVNHLVAIKSSKAGQYLIGIINRITRKATDDEQPVGEDLGLNNFLFTENILKVNLIGTLLNKHGEKENVFKRTLDTVPEIEAKCFPIDGENITRFMQTISTKEKYQIPLSIGKYSIDENAEAFLDGDKLFQRHAVIVGSTGSGKSWCVAKIIEQIAKLPMANSILFDIHGEYSGENFKADGIQHFRIANPSDLGKKGNLTNGILMLPYWLLTYEEMLAMLLDRSDSNAPNQAMLFSKTVFTEKQKYLDEVKDTIFKDSITIDSPIPYKLEKVLQELKRLDEGMVPGAAGKEKQGPFFGKLTRFIQRLEAKKDDKRIGFLFQVSDDELQLNWLNDLCSALMHGSELNGKKAGVKIIDFSEVPSDVLPLVIGLVARIIFTVQQWTTKENQHPICLLCDEAHLYIPERTSQDAVSELSLKSFERIAKEGRKYGVSLVVISQRPAEVNRTVLSQCNNFISLRLSNAEDQTVIKRLLPDNLAGLTEVLPILDIGEALVVGDASLLPTRILISEPIIKPDSATIKFWKEWSNKCAKQDIANAVIGLRKQSKF; encoded by the coding sequence ATGGCAATTTTTGATTTTGAAGATAATGCTTCTATCGGAACTGTTTTTAGCGTTGACACAGCAACGCTTATCGTAAAAGTTGAAGAACTTGATAAGTTAAGAAAGTTACAGGTTAATCATTTGGTTGCAATCAAAAGCTCAAAAGCTGGACAATATTTAATTGGAATTATAAATCGTATAACTCGTAAGGCTACTGATGATGAGCAACCAGTAGGTGAAGATTTAGGATTGAATAATTTTCTTTTTACAGAAAATATTCTGAAAGTGAACTTAATTGGGACATTGTTAAATAAGCACGGAGAAAAAGAGAATGTGTTTAAAAGAACGCTTGATACTGTTCCAGAAATAGAGGCCAAATGCTTCCCTATAGACGGAGAAAACATTACAAGGTTTATGCAAACTATTTCCACGAAAGAGAAATATCAAATACCTCTTTCTATTGGGAAATATTCTATAGATGAAAATGCAGAAGCATTTTTGGATGGAGATAAACTATTCCAACGGCACGCAGTTATTGTAGGAAGTACTGGTTCGGGGAAATCGTGGTGTGTTGCCAAAATTATTGAACAGATTGCTAAATTACCAATGGCAAATTCTATCTTGTTTGACATACACGGAGAATATAGTGGAGAGAATTTTAAGGCAGACGGAATACAGCATTTCAGAATTGCCAATCCTTCTGATTTAGGGAAAAAAGGTAATCTTACAAACGGCATTTTGATGTTGCCTTATTGGTTATTGACTTACGAAGAGATGTTAGCAATGTTGCTTGACCGTAGTGATAGCAATGCCCCCAATCAAGCAATGCTATTTTCTAAAACCGTATTTACAGAAAAACAAAAATATCTTGATGAAGTGAAAGATACTATTTTCAAAGATAGTATTACTATTGATAGCCCTATCCCTTATAAATTAGAAAAGGTGCTTCAAGAATTAAAACGCCTTGACGAAGGAATGGTTCCTGGAGCTGCAGGAAAAGAAAAGCAAGGTCCATTCTTTGGAAAGTTGACAAGATTTATTCAACGACTTGAAGCAAAAAAAGACGATAAACGTATTGGGTTTCTTTTCCAAGTTTCAGATGATGAATTACAGTTAAATTGGTTAAATGATCTTTGTAGTGCTTTAATGCATGGTTCAGAACTTAATGGTAAAAAAGCAGGCGTTAAAATTATTGATTTCTCGGAGGTTCCATCAGATGTTTTGCCATTAGTAATTGGATTGGTTGCAAGAATTATTTTCACCGTTCAACAATGGACAACAAAAGAAAATCAACATCCAATTTGTCTGCTTTGTGATGAAGCTCATTTATATATTCCTGAAAGAACCAGTCAAGATGCTGTTTCTGAATTAAGTTTGAAAAGTTTTGAAAGAATTGCAAAAGAAGGAAGAAAATATGGCGTTAGTCTAGTAGTAATAAGTCAAAGACCAGCAGAGGTTAATAGAACAGTTTTAAGTCAATGCAACAACTTTATCTCATTACGGCTTTCTAATGCAGAAGATCAAACCGTAATTAAAAGACTTTTACCCGATAATCTTGCCGGTCTAACAGAAGTTCTTCCAATCTTAGATATTGGAGAAGCATTGGTAGTAGGAGATGCTTCTTTGTTACCGACAAGGATTTTAATCTCAGAACCAATAATTAAGCCTGACAGTGCAACTATAAAATTTTGGAAAGAATGGAGTAATAAGTGTGCTAAACAAGATATTGCAAATGCAGTAATTGGACTTCGCAAACAATCCAAGTTCTAA
- the dinD gene encoding DNA damage-inducible protein D, whose protein sequence is MDKNSILQYKSTFDGIVRHIESDDAKDQIEVWFARELQTILGYARWENFLVAIHRAVASCKSQDINVDDHFREVTKMVDLGSGAKREVSDFMLTRYACYLIAQNGDPKKEEIAFAQSYFAVQTRKAELIEERLNLLSRLETRDKLRAAEKQLSQNIYERGVDDKGFGRIRSKGDTALFGGHTTEDMKKRLGVKSNRPLADFLPTLTIAAKNLATEMTNYNVENKDLYGEPSITREHIQNNQSVRAMLGNRGIKPEELPAAEDIKKLERKVTRDEKKIEQASQKLPKNKK, encoded by the coding sequence ATGGATAAGAATAGTATATTACAATATAAATCAACTTTTGACGGCATTGTTCGGCATATAGAAAGTGATGATGCCAAAGATCAAATCGAGGTTTGGTTTGCACGAGAACTGCAAACGATATTGGGCTATGCTCGCTGGGAGAATTTTCTCGTTGCCATACATCGGGCAGTCGCCTCGTGCAAGTCACAGGACATCAATGTAGATGACCATTTTCGTGAAGTCACGAAAATGGTAGATTTGGGTAGTGGTGCCAAGCGTGAAGTTTCTGATTTTATGCTTACTCGTTACGCTTGTTATCTCATTGCTCAAAACGGAGATCCAAAGAAAGAAGAGATTGCCTTTGCCCAAAGTTATTTTGCTGTTCAAACACGGAAGGCTGAGCTGATAGAAGAGCGACTAAACTTGCTTTCTCGCTTGGAAACACGGGACAAATTGAGAGCAGCAGAAAAACAATTGTCGCAAAATATATATGAACGCGGTGTGGACGATAAAGGTTTTGGACGAATACGCTCCAAAGGTGACACGGCTCTTTTCGGGGGGCACACTACGGAAGATATGAAAAAACGGTTGGGCGTGAAATCCAATAGACCGCTGGCAGACTTTCTGCCCACTCTTACCATTGCTGCTAAAAATCTCGCCACGGAAATGACCAATTACAATGTAGAAAACAAAGACCTTTACGGAGAACCGTCCATCACTCGAGAGCATATTCAAAACAATCAAAGTGTGCGTGCCATGTTGGGAAACCGTGGTATCAAACCAGAAGAATTGCCTGCTGCAGAAGATATAAAGAAGTTGGAACGCAAGGTTACTCGAGATGAGAAGAAAATAGAACAAGCTTCGCAAAAACTTCCGAAGAACAAGAAATAA
- a CDS encoding RteC domain-containing protein, whose amino-acid sequence MRMQGLLPALPVRPAKKLRWTGRATDLVELLYALDTYGCINDGEIGIEELADAFSEILGVEIKNCYNVYMNMKHRKDDSRTYFLDDLREKMNKRMVESDLKGGKYKKR is encoded by the coding sequence ATGCGAATGCAGGGGCTTCTTCCTGCTTTGCCAGTCAGACCTGCGAAGAAACTCCGTTGGACAGGCAGGGCAACAGACTTGGTCGAACTACTCTATGCACTCGATACCTATGGCTGTATTAACGATGGTGAAATTGGTATAGAAGAATTGGCAGATGCCTTTTCTGAAATCTTGGGTGTAGAAATCAAGAACTGCTACAACGTCTATATGAACATGAAACACCGCAAGGATGACAGTCGCACCTATTTCCTTGATGACCTCCGAGAGAAAATGAACAAACGAATGGTTGAGAGTGACCTGAAAGGCGGAAAATACAAGAAACGATAA